DNA sequence from the Microtus ochrogaster isolate Prairie Vole_2 chromosome 2, MicOch1.0, whole genome shotgun sequence genome:
AAGATGAATTCCTCTTTTGCAAACCTCTTGAAACAGCAGCCACTGCACATGATGTATTTGACAGAGTTGGTTCATTTCTGAAGGAACACAAGCTCTCGTGGGAAATGGTCTGTGGGGTTTGCACCGACGGTGCTCCGGCTATGCTAGGATGTCAGTCTGGATTTCAGCGTTTGGTCCTGAACGAGTCGCCAGAAGTCATCGGAACTCACTGTATGGTTCATCTGCATGCGTTAGCAATGAAGACATTGCCTCAAGACTTAAAAGAAGTCATGCAAAGCATCATCGGTTCTGTCAATCTTGTCAAGGCGAGCACGTTAAACAGTCGGCTGTTTTCGCAACTGTGCAACGAGTTTGATGCACCCAACAAAGCTCTGCTATTTCACACCGAAGGGAGGTGGTTGTCCAaaggaactgttttaaaatgtgtttttgagCTTCGTGATGAACTCAGAATATTTTTTAGTCAGAAAGCAAGACCACAGTTCGTTGCACTTTTCAGTGATCAATGTGAATTGCAGAAAATAGCTTACTTGGTCGACATCTTTGCTGTCTTGCGTGAATTAAGTTTATCACTGCAAGGACCAAATGCAACATGCCTCGATTTGTCTGAAAAGATCCAGTCATTCCAAATGAAGCTTCAGCTTTGGCAAAAAGagctggaagaaaataaaacacacatgttGCCtaccctctctgctttctttgagGAACATGACATTAAACCCTCCGGAAGGACTTCAGTGATTGTTTCCGTGAAAGAGCACTTGCACGTGCTTGCCGAAGAAATTTCTTGGTACGTTCCAAGTCTACCTGCCGTCCCATTTGCCCTTGCTAGAAGCCCGTTCACAGTCAGAGTTGAAGATGTCCCTGAGACAGCACAAGAGGAATTTGTCAGACTTATTAACAGCGAAGCAGCGAGAGCTGACTTCTCTGCGTTGCCACTTACACAGTTCTGGGTCAAGTGTTTGCAATCCTACCCAGTTCTGTCTGAGACTGTGTTGCGCCTCCTCCTTCCATTTCCAACAACGTatctttgtgagacagggttttccaaCTTGTTGGTTATCAAGTCCAAATACAGACGGAGGCTCGCTGTGGAAAATGATCTCCGTTGTGCTCTTGCAAAGACTGCCCCGAGAATTTCTGATCTAGTGAGAAAGAAGCAATCTCAGCCTTCACACTAATGTTGGCGttgactttttgctttttgtgtgtgtgtgtgtgtgtgtgtgtgtgtgtgttcgtttgtttgttttgttttttgtttttgttttttgagacaggctttctctgtggctttggagtccgGAGTccgtcctggaactggctctgtagaccaggctggcctcaaactcatagagatccacctgtctctgcctcccaa
Encoded proteins:
- the LOC101994332 gene encoding zinc finger BED domain-containing protein 5-like, giving the protein MPRGSRSSRVAPSVSRAPQMRPAPRQAPAAHPPATATAPSAVGSPAAAPAAAPRQPGLMAQMATTAAGVTVGSAVGHTLGHAVTGAFSGGSSAEPAYQEPRGAQLLAQQSPGPCFLEIKQFLECAQNQSDVKLCEGFNEVLWQCRIANEGHPPRVDRVEKKVKNRRYSEEFLRYGFTSKTTAGIEKPQCVICGDVLSAESMKPNKLKRHFDSKHLSFADKDINYFRSKADELKKARLDTGSKYPKQNVIAVEFSYLVALRIARTMKPHSFAEDLLLPEAKDSVRVLIGKEFGMQLSAVSLSNDTVRRRINDMSADILNQVIQEIKSAPLPIFSIQLDESTDVANCSQLLVYVRYINDGDFKDEFLFCKPLETAATAHDVFDRVGSFLKEHKLSWEMVCGVCTDGAPAMLGCQSGFQRLVLNESPEVIGTHCMVHLHALAMKTLPQDLKEVMQSIIGSVNLVKASTLNSRLFSQLCNEFDAPNKALLFHTEGRWLSKGTVLKCVFELRDELRIFFSQKARPQFVALFSDQCELQKIAYLVDIFAVLRELSLSLQGPNATCLDLSEKIQSFQMKLQLWQKELEENKTHMLPTLSAFFEEHDIKPSGRTSVIVSVKEHLHVLAEEISWYVPSLPAVPFALARSPFTVRVEDVPETAQEEFVRLINSEAARADFSALPLTQFWVKCLQSYPVLSETVLRLLLPFPTTYLCETGFSNLLVIKSKYRRRLAVENDLRCALAKTAPRISDLVRKKQSQPSH